The genomic segment ttaaaatctaatattgaaggatgaaattgaaaaaataaaaataaaaagcctaaATTTATGAGCCTACTTGGCCCTGCACACGTGGGCATGAAATtgcaaagaacaaaataaaaaaaaacttaatgttgaataataaattttttaaaaaataataataaaaatactaaatttgcGAGTCTAGGTGGCCCAGCATGTGTGGGCCTACCAATCCCATGCacttaagcttttttttattattattttgaaatggtAAATGACCTGTCATTTGCATGGGAAAATTAAAGGGGGTTGgcttaaaaattcatttcccAACCCATTTTCAATCaaaaacaccaaataaaacacaataaaaacctTCACAAATCCTTTACCAACCCCAAAAtcactcaaaaaattaaaaaagtctaAACAGAACTTGATCTATATTCTTTTTAGGCAtgtttatatgaaaaaacacCACCATCAAATTATCTTATGAAATGGAACTCGTTGACAACAAGATTAACCATTTTTGTTGTTGGATTTTGGAAAAATGATAATCTTCTCTCTTTATCACTGTAATCCAAtgattttctatttcatttcttaaactcattgactaaaaaataaacaaaatatttttttagactaaAACTAAATTTGCAAAAACTATAAGGAttgtgaaagaagaaaaaagataagtAGATagaataattagaattttttcacACAAATCCGAGATTGGTTAttggattttttcttctttctttattgaactttgtttttttttttaacaaattatcataaaggATAcgactgaagaaaaaaaaaagtcctaggtgaaactattttttaaaaatatttagaattattatgAACTGCTACAGTTAAGGCCTTCCACGTATATTTTTAAGGTTATTGTGtggagattgtttttttttgtttgatttcatatcatccatgaaaatattgttttttattaaaaaaaaagagagagattttaaaatgatatcctAAATTTTGACTAATTTTCCATTTTAGTTCTAAATATTTggaattattttagttttatgctAAAATTTAAGTTTCATCTCATAAAAAATGTACTAAAAGTATTTATCGTATAATAatgtttagttttctttttcttcatataCACTAAAATACTATCCTATATTGATATCTAAAATTTTAGTTGCATCACTATCTATCTCCAATCCAGTGTGTTTACAAATAATTACATATCCattctcaaataaataattcaaagtgGATGATAAAACCCCAACTTGCAaatatcgataaaaaaaaaagagggagtcAAAACGCAGGCCTTAATGGGCCTAAGAACCCGTGTTAGTTAATGAGCTTAATTACAAAAGATAGAGGCCTGGAAAAAGTATAAATTTACGGGCCAAAAGCCTCAACGGCTATAAGCTCTGTTGCCATTTCAGTTAGGGTTTAAGATAGGTTTTGAAGTTGCTCAGTTGATTGCTCTTCTTCAATACTGTTAGTTTATTTTGGTCTTATATAAGGTAAGGATGGTcatttttgatttggtttggtaaaaaaaataaccaaactaattttttttaaaaaaattgaaattaatttaaactaacTGGTTTCGGTTCAATTcggttttttaagataaaaaccgGTATAAatcagtttggctcggtttttccggtttagcttagttttttttcaatttaaattcgATTCGGTTCTgtgtttttagttatttttttttttaattttcttgatttaattggttttttatttttttttttcctcgcgAAGTAAGCTTTGCTGCCAGGATGCGTATGGTTGCTGTTGgtttaaaagctttaatttCCAGGAAAAGCCAAGAGTTGTAATTTGGTGGAAGGTAACTCAAAGGGCAGGGACGATAAATCATACAACCATGGTAGAAACAGAAAGAGTATGGACAGGAAGGCCAAGAAAGAAAGTTTTGGTTTTGATGCTGGTAATTCCAACAAAAGTGTATCTGGGCGGGTGAATGATGGTGCTGCAAAACCCAAAAAGTAGTCAGAATCAAAATACTCCATCAGAGCCATAATCATCCACTGTATCTGATAACTGTGGGCGTTAATAActcaattataaattataaatttaaatttattttgcgGGCAAAGTTTTTTCTCACCTTACGAATGCTTGACAAATCTCTCTCAGCACACCCTTTACCTTTTTGCACTAAGTTAGGTAATAGGTTGTTATATAATGGGAAGTAGTTCTTTCATTATTTCAAGTTATTCATATGCACTGATAGCCTTGTGGAATTTTGCTATGTTTACCTAACCATTATACTTTCATTCAACAACTAATATTCGTGGTGTAAGATATTGCGGCAAAGTAATGGTGTCTTTGAGTTCTAATAGGCTGCTTTCCTCATCTTGACACTAGATGGAGTTTATCTGGGAGGAACTTGGTCCAAAATTCAGGGATCTTCTTGAAATGGGGAAGTCCGGAGTTATTGCATCTCTTATTGTTGCAAGTCAAAGGCTTCATACACGTGAACACGAGGTTTATTACTCAGACACCATTTCTTGTTTGACATTTCtgttaaaattctaaataatttcaGCAAATAAATGTTAAAGATCTTTGTCAAGTTGTTGAAATGCAATTTGAAGTAGATTCTTACActtccatgtatatatatatatatatacatgaagaaattgattttgctaagttttttatatatacaagtacATTTTGCCATTCAAACCATGGTAGCCCTTCATTCTAAGAAGTGTATAGCGTAGAAAATTTAGTTGCAAAAATTTTCAAGTACTGGAGTGAAGTTGtaagttttgttgttttagtgttttcttttcttgctcttAGGTTCAAAGTTTATTCAGTCTAAAGAGTGTTTTGTTTTAGACTCGAATTTATGAATTTCAGACCCTTTCAAAGAATAGATGGCTTTATCATGTACTTTATTTACATTTGAGAAATTGATAAGTTGACAGCAAAACTTAATTGTCTCTGCCTACGGTAGCAAAAAATTGTAAATGCATTAGTAGCTGCAGTTACATTTGGCTATTGACATAAACACAAGTCTACATAAAAAGGGTAATAAAGAATGAATAGgacaccaacaaaaaaaagagattaaccACACTCAAGGGTGCAGATGTTTCGAATCTTCTGGTTTGTGATTCCTTCGGCGGCCTAGTGGATGCTTGCACCTGGGACAAAAAACAGGGTACCTAAATTAATTACAGGACACCTGCAAATGGTGGATAAGGTCTTGAAACTGTTTGCTCTATCAAGTCACTTGTTCTGTATGGGACTTGGAATGCTTGGAGGTATTCTTCTGAAGCTTGAGCCAACTTTCTTAAACGGGTTCTTCTTATCTACTTGCGAACCTCTGAAAGTTTGTGAAGTTGAAGCCTTGCTTGGCACTGAAGTAGAGGATGGTGGTGCCAGCGGACGACCCTCTGCTTGAGCTTTGTTTAACCAGGCAGATAAAAGTAATGAAAGTAGAAGAGCAAGAGCAGCCAGTGCTATAGAGTATGCCTTCATTGTGCTTATGGTGCCTTTTGTGCTGACTCAAGGTTGTGCTACAGCTACTTGGTGAGTGACCTGAAAATGGTTTCTGATATGATAGAAGAGCTCAAATCATGTCGTAGTTTGTACAGGTAGAAGTGATTTATACCTAGCTtgacgggttttttttttttctttcatttagcaAGTTACTAGTAAAAATCTAAATTGGGATCTGATAGCAGGGGGATCATGTGCTATACTTTTGACTGCTACATGTTTAGTGACTCTGACCCAGTTTTCATTGATTTGGTGGAGTATTTATTAGAGGGTCATGTGATCTTATCACGTGATCTCAGTAGGATTAGTATTATATACAGTGTGATCAGGGCATTTGGCAGTGCTTGAGTTCAGCTTCCAAGGACAGTGACAATGGCACAGTGTTGGATCTATAAATTTGACAAACATGATTGGTAACAGCTGTTCCTGGCAGATAGTTGTGCTGCAAATGTTTCGATGTTGTATATGGCAACGTGGTCTTCAAATGCAGAAGACcacatatattgttttaaatttttttttttaattttatgtattaaaatttaatttttatattaacttttatttttatttttataattgttattttcttttcccttattattttttaattggaattttttatctatcaaatttagttctcattcttttgattgttactgaaatggtaattattattattttaatttcttcatctttaaatttttatatttgttagatttaatctctattatttttattattatttattttatttgagataatttatgaaattatattttttttcaatttcattctcattcaactttttaatttgtaagatttgttactcattattttaataaacttgaaaaaaataaaacattaataagttattttttagcttatttttcatgacataaccaaatactgaaaaatgtttttcaatttatttttcattacactactaaacatcaaaaaataatttatttttttaaaatttatttttttaaaaaaattactttccagcaaataaacgagctaaatatttataaattcttaTAAGAGTACATGAGCATTTTATAATGCAAGTTATGACCATCATATACGAATAAAGTATCAAAATTTCACTAAAAAGAATAcatcaaataaatatcaatacTCAAACTCTAAAACCaattatatttattacaaaaaaaataaaaaaatccaaaggcATTAGTAAAAACTGTGATCCAGTACACATTTTACTATTCATTAAAAcagtgaaataatatttttatcattctaaaaaacattaataaggcTTGCAATTGATAGAGTATGGAACTTTTGATAAACTTGATTCCATGTGATTAATTTTAGCCAGCTTTATACCGACATGTGCGTGCGTGTGGAAGAGTTATAGGCTTGTATGGTGCTTGCGCCAGTCATCAAGAAATATTCGTGATTGTCGGTCGacttttggattaattttttttttttaagagttccGAGGCAGCTGTACGTTGGTATCTTATCCGAGaaggttttcttcttcttctttttttattcgagggctttaaatattttttttttgttattgcagTTTAATAATGGCTCTCATCAAATTTGATACTAATTCTGTGATATGTTTTTAAATGCTATTGAAATTCTAGGATTTTCAATatcaatctctctcttttaagTATAAACAAGTAAttctattttcatatttagCCAGGATTTACATTATTAGTTTGGTAATATATTTAGATAAGTAACCCCTGCCATGTCATGCAACAAATTCGGTCAAattttttctaatgtaaaataaatgctGCTGAAACAATGGTAATATAAGTTAACTACATTATTATTGGGATATAAAATCAggataaactcaaaaaaaaaaatcaagctcaaagtacaataattcaatattaaataaaaaaaaataaaaaataacataaaaaaaaacacgaggaCAATACTAAAATGTCCTTGGAACTATGCttatttttaaaggaaaattgtgttatttaactattctttaaaaaaataaaaaatgaaaaagctcTCATGTCAaagtttaatggtttttttccttttaagataCCAACGTAATTTTACTATgcaaataatcttaaaaaaacaaaaaaagctgGACCAAAATCGTAGAACAGTTTATTTCCAATTAATATTGTAATACTCAATGGAAccgttgaaaaaataattttaccccAATTGCAAgccttattaatgttttttagaatgataaaaatattatttcactgTTTTAATGAATAGTAAAATGTGTACTGGATCACAGTTTTTACCAATgcctttggatttttttatttttttttgtaataaatataattGGTTTTAGAGTTTGAgtattgatatttatttgatgTATTCTTTTTAGTGAAATTTTGATACTTTATTCGTATATGATGGTCATAACTTGCATTATAAAATGCTCATGTACTCTTAGAAAATGCTTCACGTCATCAAACAATTCAAGTCACCGGAACTTGACAAGtacctattttaaaaaaataattgaaaaaaaaaatgagtgaagAGGTTCAATAttatgaatttgcataaaaaaagaagaaataaaccCGTGGTAAGGTTGCATCAAATTCCCATCTTAGTTTTACGAGAAAAAAGCTCACATTTTagttatttccttttatttcaatGAAAAGAAACTCATCCTCGTGGTTTGTACTAAGCAAAACTTAGCAAATTGACATGATAGGTTTATGCAATTTCAATTGTTATacatagttttgtttttgcgtttGTTTTTGAGCTTGTAGCCCTTTTTTTcacggaaaaaaaaatcaacaccacctaaatttcaaattaaattgaataaaagttaattttatatgATCCGTTTAACCTAACAGATCCAAACACGACTTAATCAATTTTGTCAAAACCTAgctggattttaaaaaaataaattaaagactatttttttaaatttcttttaagaatATTGAGACAATCGTGTTTTGAATTAATCCgaatcaactcgagttaacccatcaaatatGCAACCATATCATGAAtctgattgagtttaataactttattttttgaaatataatttttatttaataatatagtgATAATAAAAGACATGCATAGAAAAGCcgtcaaatgaaatttttttaaaaaaaactatcataaaaGGTTGCACAAAAAAACTGTTaactaaaactataaaaaaaatattataatcttattaaaaaattaaaaaataaacagtattcaataaaataatatctcaaatatattctaaaaaaagagGTAAGGTGTCTGGGCTTGGGTGGGCCCACTCATTTAGCCCATTGTCTGTAAAGTTATATTCACATCTGaccatatttttcttaaaatatggtGTATAACGTGTCGACCAtccaattgtttttatataaaaaaaaaagtatacaaCATGTGGTTCACTGGTTGTATTTTCAGCCACCTCAAGTTGCTAGAAAGTTTGATCTTGACttttgacaataaaaaactttggctttaacttatttttacttaaaaatacataaaaaatactttataaacattaataaattcatATGTAATCTCAAagtaacatttaattaataaaaaaatcatctcaaattaaaaaaaaaactccaatctACTTTCTATGATAAGACGAGGGatcaagattgatttttttagttgttgaaAAGTTGGCAACCAATAACTTTATTTCTCCttataattttcttgcaattctctcttcttataaaattataaaattgaaagactaaaatgtaaaacaaataaaaaaaatcgaaacatcaaaacaaaaaaataaggatgatgaatgaaaaaaaataatctttgagggctaaaatttataatttgtgtctcatgaacaataaaaaagctatttttttattttaatatcaaatttgatccttactgttttaatttgttataactattttattttattaaataaataaataatttaatattaagatatttttttatatatcataaaaaCCCTATAATAAactaaccaaaataaattatcatactTAATTTCTGTCaacccaatataaaaaaaatagtttaataattCCTGGTcaacacaatataaaataaataatttaatgagtAGAAAATGCTTCaagactgaaataaaaaaagcgCACTGTTCCCATTCTGGGTGTACAGTGCTTCTTCATCTCTTCGTAATTGTAACGTAaagtaattataatataatttgtaacGTAACgtaattgtaattgtaacaTGGTAGTGTTTGATAACATGTTAcagtcttttatatatatatatatttaaattatttatatataaaatataaatttataaaataaaaaaatattattttaaaataaaaaatattttttaccacTTCCTCCGATAAATTCAACATCAACAAATTGAAAGTCTTTTTGTCACCGACAACGGTCCAATCATATTCTCAGCTTCCGTCCGTCCGTCCATGATCCATCCATCCAACCcttacaaaattatttaaaaatgaagtaaaaaaaaaaaaacataaaaaggtcGTACGTGCGATCttaaactctctctctcccttgcCGTTacatgagttgtttttttttttaatcttcttcttcGATTGTTCGTTTGAGCTTTAGATTCTGACATCTGATTCTTAGATTGGATTAAATTGTTATCTGATCTGATCTAATCTAATCTAAATAAACTAAGGTAACGATTTCTAATTCCTCTTCCTCGTccttactatttgttttttaatctatcTGATAGATTTCATCTAGGTTTAACTTCGATTTATtccttatccttttcttttaatcggttttcttgcttttatttattgttgtaataataatgataatcgAAGTTTGACCTGATTAGTGGTTGATGGTGTTTAGTtagtattataataaatttctgtttctttttatcattccaAGGAAATAAGAGGAGGAGGTACCTGATTCATGGCTGAGAAATCGTGTGTCAAGCGACTCCAGAAGGAATATAGAGCTCTCTGTAAagtatgtttttattatgttatgtaGTCCATTTTGTGCTATTTTCATAGTGAATTAATGGGGGAAGAGTAGAGATTGGGACTGTCAATTTTACCCATTAGGGTTTTCATTTCAGTTTCCCAAACGTACACCATCCTTTTCGATACACTGTAGTCTCTTATGATAGATGGatgattatgttttattttcatcgGCTGCTTTACTTTACTTTGTAGCTTATTTTCGATTTTTGATCACATGGTTGGTTGCGTATCTACTGCTTGATTGTTATTTCCTTTACCCGATGTTTTATTGATAGTCTGGATATTTGAATGTCTTTGTAGTACCAAATACCAACCATTTACTGCTGGATGAAacttcatttcatttttcttctcatcATTCGACactgattttttgttgttgttttataataatgaatttGCAGGAACCAGTCTCTCATGTTGTTGCCCGTCCTTCTCCAAGTGACATTCTTGAATGGCGTAagttcttgtttatttttgtttccttctctgaaattttcatatatatatatatatatccaattcCTCTGAGCTTTTACATCATCTACTTGTGGACATGAGTGGTGACCTAGAGTTATTGCAATCTAAATTTAGGGTAAAAGAATTACAATATCTAATCATCTGTCTAGACTTGCTTCAAATGTCACGGAGATTTGGCAGAAGAATTATGACATACAAGATATTGTAGGCAACCGCTGAAACACTGAATTCTGTGTCTTTGGACTCATTCAAACTCCAAACCTTGTGTGGAAAAGTTGATGCAAAACACTTGTGACTGCTTCCCGGTTTGTTACTGGTTTGCTTGATTAGTTCACAATTATGGAGTTGTTGCTCCTCCATTAAATACATGAAGGAGATGCTAAAGGTTCCAGAAACGTTACTTTTCATCCTTAAGAATGAATACATGCAGATTTTACAGCCTTGGCTGATGATGCCGTGAGATGTCATTAGaagaaatagaaatataaaGGAAACAGTAGGTTTGGCAGTGAATAATTTGTGTATATATACACATGCAATAGGATACAGGTTACAAAACAATAGGATAGCTATCTAAGCTAGGCTAAGTACTTGTTACAACCAAGAGTACTTATCTCAGATCTACAACCGTATCTGATACAACCAAATATATAAGGAAAGGCATCTGATATTATCTCGAACAGTCATTTTTCCTAGTGTTAAGTATATTTTGGTATTAGGAAGAATGCCACAATGAAATAGCACAATTGTTATTTGGAATGGGGATGAGTTGAAGACAGAGCTTAGGAAAGTGAAGAGATTACTTAGGAAAATTTTAGCATTCTTAACAGATGATTGTGAGGTATGGTTCTTTCATCCATAGCACATAGTGATTccattttcaaccttttttgtgtcattttgctttttgcttcttatttttattttttattttgctctgttgctttttgtgttttgtttcttcttcttcttcttcttcttcttcttattcgtTTTTTGTTCTCTGTTGCTGTTTGTGGTCTTAATTCACTGAGGTGTTTTTTGATATTGATGTTATGTAACTTTGATGTTTCAGATTATGTGTTGGAGGGAAGTGAAGGAACACCTTTTGCAGGTTTGCTAGCCATGTTGTTGATTCAATACATGATACAGAAAATAGTGTGGTTATCTTGCTCAGTGAAAAATGTAGTGTCACTTGTTTTGTTATTCTAATCGGAAATTCTGACTTCCTTGTGATAAGGTGGATATTATTATGGAAAAATCAAGTTTCCTCCAGAGTATCCCTATAAACCTCCTGGAATCATGTAATCTTCTTTATTGCTGCTTAAGTTTTTCCAGAATATCATTTTCCCTGTGTCTTTATTTTAGTTCAGGCTTGCTTCTAACTTTTGTGGCTTTTATCTATGTAGTATGATCACTCCCAATGGGCGATTCATGACTCAAAAGAAAATATGCTTATCCATGAGTGATTGTAAGTTCTTTACCCTGCTATGCTTACAACATTTTACTTTTGgccatcttttatttttggttttgtttaccCTGATCTTATTGCTTTCCAGTTCATCCAGAGAGTTGGAACCCCATGTGGTCTGTATCAAGGTAAAACAGATTAAGGCTTAAAgtgtaatttttcaattaattttctaacTCTCTGGATTATTAGTTCTAAATAATAAAGAGCTAGTTATTAAAGATCCTTGGTCTAACATTCTTCCTATTTCATTGCTGCAGTATACTTACAGGGCTTCTTTCTTTCATGGTGAGTTAATTGTGGCTCTCAATTTCCTAAATGTTTTCAATGTAGTAATTTGTTAAGGCTGGTTCTTGCTTCAGAATCTGTTTTGTTGTTATTGATTATCAGACTTGCATAATTTACTTGTAGCTAAAagtttccatttttattttttggcctATTCCATTCAACTTGTGTGGGATGGGTTTTGCATGTTTAGCTGGCATTATCTTGTTGTTACTGTAATTTTGGTCTGGTTCATGACAAAAGGTGGTTAAACTATGTATTAGTTCCTTGGGAACCCATATTTGGAGgcatttttaagtttatattactTTCCCTAGACTATTTTCTCAAACAAGGATGCATCTTTGCTATGTAGACGGACAACAGTCCTACCACAGGAAGTGTGAACACTACTGCTGCTGATAAGCGACGCCTAGCAAAGGATTCTCTTGCTTTCAATTGTAAGAAGTAAGTACAGTGCTCTACTTTTCTTGTCTATCTAAGGATCCATTTGGACCATTTCCCCAATCAccatgcatttcttttttcccaCTTTATTCACACTTGGGTTATATTTTGAGGTggatttgatttatgatttcaTGGAATGATGCAAGAGGATTTAGGCTTCGTTGTCGTTGTCGTTGCCTTTCATGCATGCCTATCTTTGGGTTTGCAttattaacaaaacattaaaagagaTGAGTTTTTGTCCTATGCACCACCTCACAAATCACTATTTATTGCagtagtcttttttttttaatctatgtttttttttcaatttcatcttttaatatttggttagcTAGAGATttgagcttcatgatttgtttcaatttgctttttataggcTTTTTATAGGTTTATCCCAGTTTCATAACTCGAGTCaagggtttgacgagttaacctgattgactcgagtttttttatcttttttttaattaaattttttttcaatatcatctttcaacattttattgattgagaattaggtttcatgatttattttaattttctttctgtgaggttatctcaatctcatgacgtGAGCCATGAGGTTAGtgggttaacccgagtttactcaagtaatttttttagtcctttttaaaattgatttttttttaatttcatcattcaaagttaaattgattgagaattgtgaTATATAATTTGTTCTATAAGGTTTTCCCATCCTCATTTTATAAGTTAATCCGATTTGACTTGAGttgtttttgcaagttttttatcattcaacattggattgattgtgaattaaactttatctttataatttgtttcgatttaaTTTCTGTTGGGGTTATCATGATCAAGGGTTTGGATTTGGCAAGTTAACTCGTGATTATTTGGATTGATACAATATGTTgtttcaatattgtttttttgaaaaagatgtCTTAAAGTTTTTgtagtcaaactatgtttttattggTCAACCGAGTTGTCTGACCTGTTAAATTGAACGGGTCATATCGGGTCAATcctcaaataatttaatatatttttttgctggaaaaaaaaagttatcaatgcctcgataattttttatgttaaaaaaaaattaatctgactTACAATATAGCGCGGGTCAATGATCTAATTGAAGTGATTGTCAAAATGTGCTCCTTGTTTAATCACCATTATCCTTACCTGTTCCCATAAAGGCAGTGGATTCAATGTTTATGTAGTTATGATTATGTTACGTTTCTTATGCGTTCTTTAGCTTGCTCGAAGCTAAAATCTATTAATGTTTGTGTTCAAGAATTAATCAATTAGTTTAAATTCTAATCGGATCTGATGTGCTCCTTCTTGACAGTGCTGCATTCAGGAAATTGTTTCCCGAGTATGTGGAGAAGCATGACCAGGAGCTGCACTCTGAGCAGCATGTTTCATCACAGGCACCACAAGAAGATAAATCCAGAGCCAAATTGGAAAAGCACGGTGATTCTTCAGTGGAAGATGCGAAAAGAGTAGATGCCCCAAAGGATGAGAGAAGAAACAGGAAGCAGCCATTTCCAACCTGGATGATGTTGTTGCTGGTTTCGATCTTTGGTGTTGTGATGGCGCTGCCTCTGCTTCAACTTTGAAATCTAGACTGGACAATGGAAATGTTGGAAGGATCAGTGGTAATCCAGGCGTTTTCTAGACTACTCTTCAAATGCTCCTCCTTTAGGTTTGATGCCGTGTATCTACCAGAAAATTGTACAGGGGTCGATGCTGATGAGGCCCACTTGGGTCTCTTGACTGTTGCTAATATT from the Populus nigra chromosome 1, ddPopNigr1.1, whole genome shotgun sequence genome contains:
- the LOC133676176 gene encoding ubiquitin-conjugating enzyme E2 34-like; translation: MAEKSCVKRLQKEYRALCKEPVSHVVARPSPSDILEWHYVLEGSEGTPFAGGYYYGKIKFPPEYPYKPPGIIMITPNGRFMTQKKICLSMSDFHPESWNPMWSVSSILTGLLSFMTDNSPTTGSVNTTAADKRRLAKDSLAFNCKNAAFRKLFPEYVEKHDQELHSEQHVSSQAPQEDKSRAKLEKHGDSSVEDAKRVDAPKDERRNRKQPFPTWMMLLLVSIFGVVMALPLLQL